In Chrysoperla carnea chromosome 2, inChrCarn1.1, whole genome shotgun sequence, the following proteins share a genomic window:
- the LOC123293147 gene encoding gamma-aminobutyric acid receptor alpha-like: MVLENLLKNYESSQLPTHGKGEPTIVQTNILIRSMGPVSELDMEYSMDCYFRQYWRDQRLSFLGPIKSLSLSIKMLERIWRPDTYFYNGKNSYVHTITVPNKLLRISQEGDILYSMRLTIKAKCPMELRNFPMDRQSCPLILGSYAYTSRQLVYQWQNDASVSFIPGMALSQFDLMSYPYRNFTFKRREGLFSVLQVSFNLQRHTGYFLIQVYVPCILIVVLSWVSFWIHREATSDRVGLGITTVLTLSTISLDSRTDLPKVRYATALDWFLLMSFGYCIATLLEFAGVHYFTKVGSGEIPVDEEEWEDCGDCVEQIGGSLSPPVDFIMNTPHDFSNVASPSSGCRQIVGRRRSSLICPIYNDPTSLSYSGRLQRGSLTNQNISPPPTHMHQIPGVRTTMERTTQTDNFVPRWKQFFYCLIGDDQYRKQRQREAAGRNSHEHGVSRHVNSVSYIDRTARIIFPGSFTILNILYWVVYVSYQDDFKWYDPPKYSH, translated from the exons gtGAACCTACAATTGTTCAAACGAATATATTAATACGAAGTATGGGTCCAGTTTCTGAACTCGATATG gaatattcaATGGATTGTTATTTCCGTCAATATTGGCGAGATCAACGTTTGTCCTTTCTTGGTccaattaaatcattatcaTTGTCAATTAAAATGTTAGAACGTATTTGGCGACCAGATACCTATTTTTATAATGGAAAAAATTCTTATGTACATACAATTACCGtgccaaataaattattacgaaTTTCTCAAGAAGGTGATATTTTATACTCAATGAG ATTAACAATAAAAGCAAAATGTCCAATGGAATTGCGTAATTTTCCAATGGATCGACAATCCTGTCCACTTATTTTAGGAAGTT acgcATACACATCACGCCAGTTAGTATACCAATGGCAAAATGACGCTAGCGTAAGTTTTATACCTGGGATGGCCTTATCCCAATTCGATTTGATGAGTTATCCTTACCggaattttacatttaaacgacGTGAAG GTTTATTTTCGGTATTACAAGTTTCTTTTAATCTTCAACGACATACTGGATACTTTTTAATTCAAGTATATGTACCATGTATTTTAATTGTAGTACTTTCCTGGGTATCGTTTTGGATACATCGTGAAGCAACAAGCGATCGTGTTGGCTTAGGTATTACGACTGTACTAACATTATCCACAATCAGCTTAGATTCACGAACTGATTTACCAAAAGTACGATATGCAACAGCATTAGATTGGTTTCTACTAATGAGTTTTGGATATTGTATTGCTACATTACTGGAATTTGCTGGTGTACATTATTTTACAAAG gttgGTAGTGGTGAAATACCTGTTGACGAAGAAGAATGGGAAGATTGCGGTGATTGTGTTGAACAAATTGGGGGTTCTCTTTCACCACCTGTTGATTTTATCATGAATACACCACATGATTTTAGTAATGTTGCCAGTCCATCTTCAGGTTGTCGCCAAATTGTCGGCCGCAGACGTAGTTCTTTAATTTGTCCCATCTATAAT GATCCTACATCATTGAGTTACTCTGGACGACTTCAACGTGGATCATTAACTAATCAAAACATTTCACCACCCCCAACACATATGCATCAAATACCGGGTGTTCGAACTACAATGGAACGTACTACACAAACAGATAATTTTGTTCCACGTTGGAAACAATTCTTTTATTGTTTGATCGGTGATGATCAATATAGAAAACAACGCCAACGTGAAGCTGcag gaCGGAATAGCCATGAACATGGTGTAAGCAGACATGTGAATAGCGTATCATATATTGATAGAACTGCTCGAATTATCTTTCCGGGATCATTTACGATACTAAATATTCTTTATTGGGTGGTTTATGTTAGTTATCAAGATGATTTTAAATGGTATGATCCGCCCAAATATAGTCATTAA